The Stieleria maiorica genome includes the window TCTTCGGCCAGCTCGGGATGCTCCGCGGCGATCTCGTCAGCTTCGGCGAGATCGGCGTGGAGATCGTAGAGCTGGACGCCTTTTTTCGTTCGCACCAGTTTCCAATCGCCGCGGATGATCGATTGGCCGTTGCCGGCTTCGTGGATGATGAACTCTCGCCGTCGCTGTTGACCGCGACCGGTCAGCGTCGGTGCCAGCGAGACGCCGTCGACACCCAACGGCGGTGCGACTCCGGCGAGTTCACAAAAGGTCGGCAGCAGATCGGTCACGTCGACAACGTGATCGACATCGGTGCCCGCTTTCAGCTCCGAACCGTCGTGAATCATCGCCGGCCAGCGCATCAGCAGCGGGACGCGAATGCCGCCTTCCTGGATACTGCCCTTCGTGCCGCGCAAACCCCCGTTGGCATCCAGCTCGACCAGGTTTTTCCCCTTCGGGCCTCCATTGTCGCTCTGGAAGATCACCAGCGTGTTGTCGGCGATGGAATCGGAACGGTCGCCGTCGTTGTTGGGGTCTTCCAAAGCGGCCAGAATGTTGCCGAAGTGGGCGTCGATGCGCGTGACCATCGCTGCCCATTGTCGGGTCTGGTCGGCGAGGCCGGCGTAGTGCGGATCGTCGGCGTAGGCTTTGTCCCACTCGGGCAGCCGCTCGATTTCGCCGAACGGGGCGTGGGGGATTTGCACGGCGAGCAAACCAAAAAACGGCTGTCCGGTTTGGATGTAGTTTTTCCCCTGGTCACGGACAAAGTCCAATGCGGCAAAGGCATAGTGGTCGTCGCAATAGGCCGTCTTGGGGTAGTCGGCATGATTCTGTAGCGCCGGAGTCGCGGGATACTCCGAACGTTGCTGATAAGCAGCCATCGTGTTGGGGACCAACTGGATGCCGCCGAGTGCCCCCGCAGCAGCAGGCGCACTCCACAACGTCGGCTGAAAGAACGTGTGGGCGCGAACGTGGTGCAGTTCGGCCAGGACATGTTTGTAACCGTGCGACGTCGGCAGGGTTTGAACGTTGTCGATGACCGGATTCGCCTGGTCCTTGGAGCCTCCGTATCCCCATTTGCCCCAATACCCCGTCACATAGCCGGCCGCCGACAGTGCGTCACCCATCAAGATCTCGTCGGCCCGCATCGCCTTTTTGGCGTTGTCGGGGTCGTTGCGATCGGCAAACGTGTGGCCTTGGTGGAATCCGGATTGCTGTGACGACCGTGCGGGCGAGCAGACGTGGCATCCATAGCCGCGGGTGAAATTCAATCCCTGGGCCGCCAGCCGGTCCAGGTTCGGCGTGCGAACCGACGGCAGGTTCTTCGCACGGCGCTCGGATTGTCCGTTGGGTCCGATCGACCCCCAGCCCATGTCGTCGACATAGAAGTACAGGATATTAGGCCGCGGTGCATCGGCCTTCGCACGAGTCGCGGCATGGCTGAACCACAGGCATGAAATCACGGTCAATGCAAGGCAGGGGGAGCAGCGTTTCATAGGTTGGCTTTTTGATGTCAGCGTTCGACTTCGTTTTGATCCGCGATTGGCACTCGACCACGATTGTAAATCATACCGTGGGGACGATGGCTATACTGAGAACGGCCCGCAGGCTTGCCGGCACGCCGGCCGCCCAGGCGAAATTCTTGCGATCAACTTCGAGGTCGAGATGAAGATCACTACGCTGTGCACATGGATCCGATTCACTGTCCTGTTCGCCACGTTCGTCGGAGCCCCCCTGGCTGCCGCCGATCCGGGAGGGAGCACTGAACGAAGCGTTGTTTTTGACGCCAACCGTCGCTTGGGACGCGGTGTCAACCTTGGCAATTTTCTGGAGGTGCCGCGTGATCAAAACTGGGGCGTCGATATTGCAGAGTCCCATTTGAAGCTGATCCGTCAGGCCGGGTTCGATAGCATCCGAATGCCGGTCAAGTGGTCCGACTACGCCGCGACCGAAGCCCCCTATACCATCGAGCCGGCGTTTTTCGCGAGGATTGACCGCTGGCTCGATCGGGCCGAGCAGGAAAAGCTGAATGTGGTCCTGAATATCCATCACTACGACGGGCTGGATGATGATCCGGAATCGCATGCTGAACGGTTCGCCGCGATCTGGAAGCAAATTGCCGAACGATATCGGTCGCGGGGCGATTGGCTGTACTTCGAATTGCACAACGAACCACACGACCAACTGAACGACCACTGGAACGCCATCCTGCGGGAAGGTCTGGCTGCTGTTCGCCAGAGCAATCCGACACGCCCGGTGATCGTAGGGCCGATTCGGTGGAACCGCATCGCAGAGCTACCGCAGCTGGACCTGCCCGACGATCCCAACTTGATCGTCACCGTGCACATGTACAACCCGCACGAATTCACGCATCAGGGCGCCTCTTGGGCCGGGCCGGAGGTACGGTCGATTCGTGGACGAATGTGGGGAAGCGACCAGGAACGTGCCGCACTGGAAGAAGAATTCCAGAAAGCCGGCGAGTGGGGGAAGTCGAATTCGCGGCCCCTCTTCCTGGGCGAGTTCGGGGCCTACGGAGCTGCGCCGCAGGAAAGCCGCGTTCGCTGGACACGAGCCGTTGTCGAACAGGCCGAAAAGCACCAAATGAGTTGGGCCTACTGGGAATTCGCAGCCGGATTTGGTGTCTATGATTTGGACAAAATGCAATGGCGAGAGGACTTGCTGGGAGCCCTGATGCCGTCGCAATGATCGAAGTACGACATCCGTTCTGGGGCGGAAGGAGTCTGGGTGTTGGGGGCTAGTTGAATGGCGTCACTTTGACGTAGCGACGCTCGCCGGAGCGTGGGAGACGACGGGCCCCACCTTCTGGCAAAGGTAGCTACGGTTGAACCGCGATTCACCATGCTTCTTGCACAAAGTGGCGCCGTCCAGCTTAAGACGATCGCTTTTCGCATGCACGACAGCACTTCCGGACCGTCGTACTTAGGACTCCCCCGCGACGACCTGGAAAGGACGTCGTACATGAATTCAGCGATACTTGTCGTTCAGCCCTTGGCCGTTCGCGATCATCGGAACAATCTTCTCGATACGTGACGCTTTCGTCGCATCGCGTTTGGCATCGGTGATGTAGTCGGCGTACTCGCGTTGTTTGCCTTGGCTGAGTCCCTCGAAGGCGATGCTAGCCGTTTTGTTTCGGGCCAATGCCTGCTTCAATTCCGGCGGAACGGTCAACGGCTTGCCGCGTTCCGGCTTGATCTCGTGTCCCTCGATCTGTAATCGGATCCCTTCCTTGACATACGCCTTGATCGTGCGGCTCTTGATCTCCTTCTTCGAATTGAATCGCCACTGACGCATGGCTTTGGTTTTGCCATCCTGGGCGTTGATCAACACGCCTTCGGGGTCCGACAGCAAGCCGCCTTGGAAGAACCACAGCCCGAAATAGGATTTGAACGCCCCGATCCCCACCAGGTTCTTACCCTGGTAGGTGTAACAAGGCGCGCCCCACTTGACGGTTTCTTCCAGTTCCGTCGACAGCAGGATCTCACGCAGCCGTTTCAATTCCTCGTGCCAGCTTTCACAGCCATCGATGAACTCATCCACCGTCTTGAAGCGTTTCATGACTTACCTGTTCTTCTTTCTCGGCGGTGCCGGCGGAAGCTTGGCGTCGGGGCCGTAAAGGTCGGGGTATTGTTCGGCAAGCTGCGCCTTCAACTCCGGACGATTGTCCAAAATTCGCAATTGCTTGCGTGCATTCTTCGCCTCGCCTACTGCAGCCAACGGCGCACTGTCGGGCATCACGCGCGAATCCCATCCGGCCAGGTCCAGTGGTTTGACACCTTCATAATAAAACGCGCCGTTGGTGTAGGGGCTCGGTGCATACTCGCCCACGATGCTGACGTCCAAGTTCGGCTTGATCGTGTCCTCCAATCCGCACGCCCACAGACATGCGTTGACGAGAAATCGACGTCCGTCTTCGCTGAGTAGGTCTTCCGAGGCGCCAAAAGAAGTGTAGACAACCCGCGCGTCCTTTTTCTCTCCGGAGGGCGCGGTGTACGAGTCACGCGTCCAACCGGCGTTGACCAGGGGCTTCTCGGTATTGATGTCCTCGCTGGGGCCGAACGTGTTGAGCACCTGGACCTGCAGCAGTTCGACCGCATCGGCCGGCGGGTGCGACTTGTAGGCACCCGAATAGGCGTGAATCTGATCGACGCCCGTCAGGATCGGATGGTTCTCGGCACCGGCAACCGCTGTGATCCGGCTGCCCATTTGATGATTCGAACCGTAATGGCTTTGGCCGCGTTCCTTTTCCCACGTGTTTCCGAAGACTTGCTCTCCCAGGCCTCCGTGGTAGTCATCGCCGGAGTAATTGAAATTCAGCTTCGCCCATTTTCCTTGTTGCCCGTTGAAGCAGTGCGTCGAGGTTCGCACGCCGACGACCGGGCCGCCGCTTTCGAAGTAGTCGACCAACCGGTCCGCTTGTTCGTCGGGCAGATTCATGAACCGCGTGAAAAAGAACAGCATGTCGGCGTCGGCGAGTGCTTCCATGCCGGGCACGGCGCGTGCCCCCGGCTTGATCGTGCCCTGCTGATCAACGCCGAACAGAACGGTACAGCGGAATCCGTGATGTTTGGCCAAGATCTTTGCCAACAACGGACACGTCTGCTCGCTGCGGTATTCATGATCATTGGCGATGAACACGATGTGCTTGCCCTTGCCAATCCCCTCGGTGCCTTCATAGACCAATGGTTCGGCCATCGTCGGTGAGACGGCCAGTAAAGTGATGAGTGTTAAGATCCAGGCTTTCATCGGCGGTGTGGCTCCAAGGGGCGAATTCTAAAGGGAATGTAGTGAAGGATCGATCGACCGGACGTGGAGTCGGCGGCAACGCGGGGAGGTTAAGTGGCAGGCCGAATCATCATATTCGATCCTCTTCGCGTTTGCCGAGCCCGCTGAATCTTTGCGACAGATCCGGACAGATCCGCAGGGACAGGCGTCGTGCAACTGGGGAGTAGACGATGCCGTGGAGGTAGGCAAAACGATGAGAGAAAATGCCAGCGGGAAGCGTCAGCGAGCGGCCCCGTGCGAGGATTGCGTGTGATGGGGAGGCAGAATGATACGGGGCAGCGAATCATTTTCAGGCAGGCCTATGTCTCCCCCAATTTTCTTACCCCGAAAATCTTCTTACCCGAAACTGAAGCCCAGAAGGTACGTTAGGGGAACAAACCGCGGGCCAATTTGGCTTGCTCGACACGCTGGATCCCTTCGATCAATGCGGCCGTCCTCAGGTCAATGTTCTGCCGTGCCGACCGATCGAGTGCGCGGCGAAACGCGTCGACCAGGATTGTGTGCAACCGGCTGTTGATCTCATCCAGCGTCCACGTGTAGTTCTGCGTCCCCTGAACCCACTCGAAGTACGACACGGTGACGCCGCCCGCGTTTCCGACGATGTCCGGGAGCACAAAGACATTCCGGTCATGCAAGATTTCGTCAGCTTCCAACGTTGTCGGCCCATTGGCACCTTCGGCGAGAATCTTGCACTTGACGCGATCCGCGTTGGCTTGCGTGATCTGATTCTGCATCGCCGCCGGTGCCAGGATGTCACAGGGCAATTCCAGCATTTCTTGGTTACTGATCGCTTCACCATCCGGGTAACCGGCCAACACACGGTTCTCGCGGGTGTAGGCCAGCAGCGACGATACGGAAAGACCGTTGGGGTTGTAGATTCCACCGGTGACATCGCTGACGGCGATCACACGCGCGCCCAACTCTTCCAGGAATCTCGCGGCGTTGCTGCCCACGTTGCCGAAGCCCTGTACGACGACCGAGCTGCCTTTGAGATTCATTTCCAGGTGATCGGCTGCGGCAACAATCAGATACACGAGCCCGCGCCCGGTCGCTTCGCTGCGGCCTTGGGAACCACCCAAGACGACCGGTTTGCCGGTGACGACGGTGGGCACGGTGTAGCCGACTTGCTGACTGTACGTGTCCATCATCCACGCCATCTCGCGTTCGCTCGTTCCCATGTCGGGGGCCGGAATGTCTTTGTCCGGACCGATCATGTCCAGGATTTCGGTGGTGAAGCGGCGCGTCAGTCGTTGCAATTCATGCCCCGTCAAGATCGTCGGATCGATGCGGACACCGCCCTTGGCACCGCCAAACGGCAGCCTCATCAAAGCGCACTTCCAGGTCATCCACATCGCCAGCGCGGAAACCTCGCCCAAGCTGACGTCTTCGTGATACCGCAGGCCCCCTTTGGTCGGCCCCATGGTCAGCAAGTGTTGCACACGATAGCCAAACACCGTTTCCACTTCCTGGTAATCGTCGCGGCGGAAAGGAAACGTGACCGTCATCGTTCGCTGCGGAAATAGCAACCGTTCGCGCAGGTTATCGTCCAGCCCGACAATCTGTGCGGCCTTGAGGAACTGTTGTTTGGCCAGCTGATACATCGGAGAT containing:
- a CDS encoding sulfatase-like hydrolase/transferase, translating into MKRCSPCLALTVISCLWFSHAATRAKADAPRPNILYFYVDDMGWGSIGPNGQSERRAKNLPSVRTPNLDRLAAQGLNFTRGYGCHVCSPARSSQQSGFHQGHTFADRNDPDNAKKAMRADEILMGDALSAAGYVTGYWGKWGYGGSKDQANPVIDNVQTLPTSHGYKHVLAELHHVRAHTFFQPTLWSAPAAAGALGGIQLVPNTMAAYQQRSEYPATPALQNHADYPKTAYCDDHYAFAALDFVRDQGKNYIQTGQPFFGLLAVQIPHAPFGEIERLPEWDKAYADDPHYAGLADQTRQWAAMVTRIDAHFGNILAALEDPNNDGDRSDSIADNTLVIFQSDNGGPKGKNLVELDANGGLRGTKGSIQEGGIRVPLLMRWPAMIHDGSELKAGTDVDHVVDVTDLLPTFCELAGVAPPLGVDGVSLAPTLTGRGQQRRREFIIHEAGNGQSIIRGDWKLVRTKKGVQLYDLHADLAEADEIAAEHPELAEELQTLLLGERVDEPKGFAHTYHRWTGADGASVSDADNWSDYRYTNAGITYLTDEGAPQLSWIAHLHNDGDRSSTAHADADVEFLGLEIAGGKAKPATQSLQLGKNAHLIGRNEVRLAAGGVLKLNQATVSTLRWVDVQPGGKLTGSGTIDGTLYNDGTVDVSGTEHPHLSIRADYHQSNHGALHVADLTHDATPVQIHGTATLAGELVVTTGDGFKPLPGQTYVLMAANRIVGAFANPDDEVTSPDGTRFTIEYASDHVSLRCH
- a CDS encoding glycoside hydrolase family 5 protein, which encodes MKITTLCTWIRFTVLFATFVGAPLAAADPGGSTERSVVFDANRRLGRGVNLGNFLEVPRDQNWGVDIAESHLKLIRQAGFDSIRMPVKWSDYAATEAPYTIEPAFFARIDRWLDRAEQEKLNVVLNIHHYDGLDDDPESHAERFAAIWKQIAERYRSRGDWLYFELHNEPHDQLNDHWNAILREGLAAVRQSNPTRPVIVGPIRWNRIAELPQLDLPDDPNLIVTVHMYNPHEFTHQGASWAGPEVRSIRGRMWGSDQERAALEEEFQKAGEWGKSNSRPLFLGEFGAYGAAPQESRVRWTRAVVEQAEKHQMSWAYWEFAAGFGVYDLDKMQWREDLLGALMPSQ
- a CDS encoding YdeI/OmpD-associated family protein, giving the protein MKRFKTVDEFIDGCESWHEELKRLREILLSTELEETVKWGAPCYTYQGKNLVGIGAFKSYFGLWFFQGGLLSDPEGVLINAQDGKTKAMRQWRFNSKKEIKSRTIKAYVKEGIRLQIEGHEIKPERGKPLTVPPELKQALARNKTASIAFEGLSQGKQREYADYITDAKRDATKASRIEKIVPMIANGQGLNDKYR
- a CDS encoding ThuA domain-containing protein, with translation MKAWILTLITLLAVSPTMAEPLVYEGTEGIGKGKHIVFIANDHEYRSEQTCPLLAKILAKHHGFRCTVLFGVDQQGTIKPGARAVPGMEALADADMLFFFTRFMNLPDEQADRLVDYFESGGPVVGVRTSTHCFNGQQGKWAKLNFNYSGDDYHGGLGEQVFGNTWEKERGQSHYGSNHQMGSRITAVAGAENHPILTGVDQIHAYSGAYKSHPPADAVELLQVQVLNTFGPSEDINTEKPLVNAGWTRDSYTAPSGEKKDARVVYTSFGASEDLLSEDGRRFLVNACLWACGLEDTIKPNLDVSIVGEYAPSPYTNGAFYYEGVKPLDLAGWDSRVMPDSAPLAAVGEAKNARKQLRILDNRPELKAQLAEQYPDLYGPDAKLPPAPPRKKNR
- a CDS encoding Glu/Leu/Phe/Val dehydrogenase dimerization domain-containing protein — encoded protein: MASAKVLLIEDGKVDRMVIKGLLAKAVGVPFDVQTVETLAEALDAISRGSFDVILSDLTLPDSQGLDTFLRVSDAAGEVPVVVLTGSDDLTLAAKAVEEGAEAYLVKGKIDANRLARALRYAIQRTAAEQAEWQSPMYQLAKQQFLKAAQIVGLDDNLRERLLFPQRTMTVTFPFRRDDYQEVETVFGYRVQHLLTMGPTKGGLRYHEDVSLGEVSALAMWMTWKCALMRLPFGGAKGGVRIDPTILTGHELQRLTRRFTTEILDMIGPDKDIPAPDMGTSEREMAWMMDTYSQQVGYTVPTVVTGKPVVLGGSQGRSEATGRGLVYLIVAAADHLEMNLKGSSVVVQGFGNVGSNAARFLEELGARVIAVSDVTGGIYNPNGLSVSSLLAYTRENRVLAGYPDGEAISNQEMLELPCDILAPAAMQNQITQANADRVKCKILAEGANGPTTLEADEILHDRNVFVLPDIVGNAGGVTVSYFEWVQGTQNYTWTLDEINSRLHTILVDAFRRALDRSARQNIDLRTAALIEGIQRVEQAKLARGLFP